In the Helicobacter cetorum MIT 99-5656 genome, AAATGTTTTCACAAGGTAGCCCTAAAGAAACTGAGAATAATTTAGATGTCGCCATTACAGGTAAGGGCTTTTTTCAAGTCCAGCTTCCTGATGGCACCACCGCTTATACAAGAAGTGGGAATTTCAAGCTAGATGACCAAGGCAATCTTGTAACGAGCGAAGGCTATCTTCTCATACCCCAAATCACTCTTCCTGAAGACACCACGCAAGTGAATATCGGTGTGGATGGCACGGTGAGCGTTACTCAAGGCTTACAAACGACTTCTAATGTTATTGGGCAAATCACTTTGGCTAATTTTGTCAATCCAGCTGGACTCCATTCTATGGGGGACAATTTATTTGCAATTACCAATGCAAGTGGCGATGCGATTGTAGGTGTGCCTGATTCTCAAGGCTTAGGCAAGCTCAGGCAAGGCTTTTTGGAGCTAAGCAATGTGAAATTAGTAGAAGAAATGACAGATTTAATCACAGCACAAAGAGCTTATGAAGCTAATTCTAAGAGCATTCAAACTGCTGATGCTATGCTTCAAACAGTCAACTCTCTTAAACGCTAAAATTTAGCTTTTGATTGAATTATTTTGGTAGTGTCAATCAAGAAAATATTATACAATCTAGGATTTAGGGCGTTAAAAATAAAAGGATTTTTTGGATAAAATCAATTAAGA is a window encoding:
- the flgG gene encoding flagellar basal-body rod protein FlgG: MLRSLYSATSGMLAQQTHIDTTSNNIANVNTTGFKKSRADFNDLFYQAVQYAGTNTSNTTLSPNGMEVGLGVRPSAITKMFSQGSPKETENNLDVAITGKGFFQVQLPDGTTAYTRSGNFKLDDQGNLVTSEGYLLIPQITLPEDTTQVNIGVDGTVSVTQGLQTTSNVIGQITLANFVNPAGLHSMGDNLFAITNASGDAIVGVPDSQGLGKLRQGFLELSNVKLVEEMTDLITAQRAYEANSKSIQTADAMLQTVNSLKR